The Pyrus communis chromosome 9, drPyrComm1.1, whole genome shotgun sequence genome has a segment encoding these proteins:
- the LOC137744802 gene encoding glutathione S-transferase L3-like: MAYKHEELPPPLDSTSSPPPLFDGTTRLYVNYACPFAQRVWITRNYKGLQDKIKLVPINLQNRPDWYKEKVYPGNKVPALEHNGNVIGESLDLIKYVDSNFEGPSLFPKDDPERKKFGAELLTYVDTFTGSLFRSFKGDEVKAADEQFDYLENALKKFDDGPYFLGHFSLVDIAYIPFIERFQVFLSDVFKYDITAGRPKLAAWFEEINKIEAYKVTKTDPKELVAFYKKRFLEQQ, translated from the exons ATGGCTTACAA gcatgaggaacttcctccaCCGTTGGATTCCACTTCCTCCCCACCTCCTCTCTTTGACGGCACTACAAG GTTGTACGTAAATTACGCATGTCCATTTGCACAGCGGGTTTGGATCACTAGGAACTATAAG GGTTTGCAAGACAAGATTAAGCTAGTCCCTATAAATCTTCAAAACAGGCCTGATTGGTACAAGGAAAAGGTCTACCCTGGAAACAAG GTGCCAGCTCTGGAGCACAATGGAAACGTCATTGGAGAAAGTCTTGATCTGATCAAATACGTGGATAGCAACTTCGAAGGGCCTTCACTTTTCCCCAAG GACGATCCTGAGAGAAAAAAGTTCGGTGCAGAATTGTTAACTTACGTCGATACCTTCACGGGGTCCTTGTTTCGCTCATTCAAAGGAGACGAGGTAAAAGCAGCTG ATGAGCAGTTTGATTACTTGGAAAATGCTCTTAAGAAATTTGATGACGGGCCATATTTTCTGGGTCATTTCAGTTTG GTGGACATAGCCTATATCCCGTTTATTGAGCGATTCCAAGTCTTCTTATCAGACGTATTCAAGTATGACATCACAGCAGGGAGGCCCAAACTAGCAGCATGGTTCGAG GAAATCAATAAGATTGAGGCATACAAGGTAACCAAAACTGATCCAAAGGAGCTTGTTGCATTCTACAAGAAACGCTTCCTG GAGCAGCAGTAA